In Streptomyces ambofaciens ATCC 23877, a single genomic region encodes these proteins:
- a CDS encoding FdhF/YdeP family oxidoreductase — MATKPPKGDPVQDAPRITEPQHTAAGIPAIGHTLRVAQRQMGVKRTALTLLSVNQKDGFDCPGCAWPEPDHRHKAEFCENGAKAVAEEATLRRVTPEFFAAHSVADLSTRSGYWLGQQGRLTHPVYLPEGGTHYEPVTWERAFGIVAEEIAALDSPDEAVFYTSGRTSNEAAFLYQLFARELGTNNLPDCSNMCHESSGSALSETIGIGKGSVLLEDLYKADLIIVAGQNPGTNHPRMLSALEQAKANGARIISVNPLPEAGLERFKNPQTAKGLTAGAALTDLFLQIRLGGDQALFRLLNRLILDTEGAVDEAFVGEHTHGFEQFAEAARAADWDETLAATGLTRAEIEEALRMVLASQRTIVCWAMGLTQHKHSVPTIREVVNFLLLRGNIGRPGAGVCPVRGHSNVQGDRTMGIFERPAPAFLDALEKEFGFAPPRAHGYDVVRAIRALRDGEAKVFFAMGGNFVSASPDTEVTEAAMRRARLTVHVSTKLNRSHAITGARALILPTLGRTERDLQGGGEQFVTVEDSMGMVHASRGRLEPASAHLLSEPAIVCRLARRVLGERSRTPWEEFEKDYATIRDRIGRVIPGFEDFNTRVARPGGFALPHAPRDERRFPTATGKANFTAAPVEYPELPEGRLLLQTLRSHDQYNTTIYGLDDRYRGIRNGRRVVLVNPQDAGLLKLRDGAYVDLVSEWRDGVERRAPGFRVVHYPTARGCAAAYYPETNVLVPLDATADTSNTPASKSLVVRLEQSATD; from the coding sequence ATGGCCACCAAGCCGCCCAAGGGTGATCCGGTTCAGGACGCGCCGCGGATCACGGAGCCGCAGCACACGGCGGCGGGCATCCCGGCCATCGGCCACACCCTGCGCGTCGCACAGCGGCAGATGGGCGTGAAGCGGACCGCGCTGACGCTGCTGAGCGTCAACCAGAAGGACGGCTTCGACTGCCCGGGCTGCGCCTGGCCGGAGCCGGACCACCGGCACAAGGCGGAGTTCTGCGAGAACGGCGCCAAGGCCGTGGCCGAGGAGGCCACGCTGCGCCGGGTCACCCCGGAGTTCTTCGCCGCGCACTCCGTCGCCGACCTCTCCACCCGCAGCGGCTACTGGCTGGGGCAGCAGGGACGGCTCACCCACCCGGTGTACCTGCCGGAGGGCGGCACGCACTACGAACCGGTCACCTGGGAGCGGGCCTTCGGCATCGTGGCGGAGGAGATCGCCGCGCTGGACTCGCCCGACGAGGCCGTCTTCTACACCTCCGGCCGCACCAGCAACGAGGCGGCGTTCCTCTATCAGCTCTTCGCGCGGGAGCTCGGCACCAACAACCTGCCGGACTGCTCCAACATGTGCCACGAGTCGTCCGGCTCGGCCCTGTCCGAGACCATCGGCATCGGCAAGGGCAGCGTCCTGCTGGAGGACCTGTACAAGGCGGATCTGATCATCGTGGCCGGTCAGAACCCGGGCACCAACCACCCTCGTATGCTCTCCGCCCTGGAGCAGGCCAAGGCGAACGGCGCGAGGATCATCAGCGTCAATCCGCTGCCCGAGGCCGGCCTGGAGCGCTTCAAGAACCCCCAGACCGCCAAGGGGCTCACCGCGGGCGCCGCGCTCACCGACCTGTTCCTGCAGATCCGCCTCGGCGGCGACCAGGCCCTGTTCCGGCTCCTCAACAGGCTGATCCTCGACACCGAGGGCGCCGTCGACGAGGCGTTCGTCGGGGAACACACGCACGGCTTCGAGCAGTTCGCCGAGGCCGCCCGCGCCGCCGACTGGGACGAGACGCTCGCCGCGACCGGCCTCACGCGCGCGGAGATCGAGGAAGCGCTGCGCATGGTGCTCGCCTCCCAGCGCACCATCGTGTGCTGGGCGATGGGCCTGACCCAGCACAAGCACTCCGTGCCGACCATCCGCGAGGTCGTCAACTTCCTCCTCCTGCGCGGCAACATCGGCCGCCCGGGCGCGGGCGTCTGCCCGGTGCGCGGCCACTCCAACGTGCAGGGCGACCGCACCATGGGCATCTTCGAACGCCCGGCGCCCGCGTTCCTGGACGCCCTGGAGAAGGAGTTCGGTTTCGCCCCGCCGCGCGCGCACGGCTACGACGTCGTTCGGGCCATCCGCGCACTGCGCGACGGCGAGGCGAAGGTCTTCTTCGCCATGGGCGGCAACTTCGTCTCCGCCTCCCCCGACACGGAGGTCACCGAGGCTGCCATGCGGCGCGCCCGGCTCACCGTGCACGTGTCGACGAAGCTGAACCGCTCGCACGCCATAACGGGTGCGCGCGCCCTGATCCTGCCGACCCTCGGCCGCACCGAACGCGACCTCCAGGGCGGCGGCGAGCAGTTCGTCACCGTCGAGGACTCCATGGGCATGGTGCACGCCTCCCGCGGCCGGCTGGAGCCCGCGAGCGCGCACCTGCTGTCCGAGCCGGCGATCGTGTGCCGGCTGGCCCGCCGCGTGCTGGGCGAGCGCAGCCGCACGCCCTGGGAGGAGTTCGAGAAGGACTACGCGACGATCCGGGACCGCATCGGGCGGGTGATCCCCGGCTTCGAGGACTTCAACACGCGCGTGGCCCGCCCCGGGGGCTTCGCCCTCCCCCACGCCCCGCGCGACGAGCGCCGCTTCCCGACGGCCACCGGCAAGGCCAACTTCACGGCCGCACCGGTCGAGTACCCCGAGCTGCCCGAGGGGCGGCTCCTGCTCCAGACACTGCGCTCGCACGACCAGTACAACACCACGATCTACGGCCTGGACGACCGCTACCGGGGCATCAGGAACGGCCGCCGGGTCGTCCTGGTCAACCCGCAGGACGCCGGCCTGCTGAAGCTCCGGGACGGCGCGTACGTCGACCTCGTCAGCGAGTGGAGGGACGGGGTGGAGCGGCGGGCCCCCGGCTTCCGTGTCGTGCACTACCCGACGGCACGGGGCTGCGCGGCGGCGTACTACCCGGAGACCAACGTCCTGGTGCCGCTGGACGCCACCGCGGACACCAGCAACACCCCGGCCAGCAAGTCCCTGGTCGTCCGTCTGGAACAATCGGCGACCGACTGA
- a CDS encoding PaaI family thioesterase: protein MGEQQQVQFPQEVIDEYAALGVDLPALFSAGHLGTRMGVQILEASADRVVGTMPVEGNTQPYGLLHGGASAVLAETLGSVGSMLHGGSSKIAVGVDLNCTHHRGARSGLVTGVATPVHRGRSTATYEIVISDEQDRRVCTARLTCLLRDLKPGDGERAGTAG from the coding sequence ATGGGCGAGCAGCAGCAGGTGCAGTTCCCGCAGGAGGTCATCGACGAGTACGCCGCGCTCGGCGTCGACCTGCCCGCCCTCTTCTCGGCCGGGCACCTCGGGACGCGCATGGGCGTCCAGATCCTGGAGGCGTCGGCGGACCGGGTCGTCGGCACCATGCCGGTGGAGGGCAACACCCAGCCGTACGGGCTGCTGCACGGCGGCGCTTCGGCGGTGCTGGCCGAGACCCTCGGCTCGGTCGGCTCGATGCTGCACGGCGGCAGTTCCAAGATCGCCGTCGGCGTCGACCTGAACTGCACCCACCACCGCGGGGCCCGCTCCGGCCTGGTCACCGGAGTGGCCACGCCGGTGCACCGGGGCCGGTCGACGGCGACGTACGAGATCGTGATCAGCGACGAGCAGGACCGGCGCGTGTGCACCGCCCGCCTGACGTGCCTGCTCCGGGACCTGAAGCCGGGCGACGGCGAGCGGGCCGGCACGGCGGGCTGA